The following proteins come from a genomic window of Citrobacter europaeus:
- the ppk1 gene encoding polyphosphate kinase 1: MGQEKLYIEKELSWLAFNERVLQEAADKSNPLIERMRFLGIYSNNLDEFYKVRFAELKRRIIISEEQGSNSHSRHLLGKIQARVLKADQEFDGLYNELLLEMARNQIFLINERQLSVNQQSWLRHYFKQYLRQHITPILINRETDLVQFLKDDYTYLAVEIIRGDSIRYALLEIPSDKVPRFVNLPPETPRRRKPMILLDNILRYCLDDIFKGFFDYDALNAYSMKMTRDAEYDLVHEMESSLMELMSSSLKQRLTAEPVRFVYQRDMPNALVEVLREKLTISRYDSIVPGGRYHNFKDFINFPNVGKANLVNKPLPRLRHIWFDNEKFRNGFDAIRERDVLLYYPYHTFEHVLELLRQASFDPSVLAIKINIYRVAKDSRIIDAMIHAAHNSKKVTVVVELQARFDEEANIHWAKRLTEAGVHVIFSAPGLKIHAKLFLISRKEGDEVVRYAHIGTGNFNEKTARLYTDYSLLTADSRITNEVRRVFNFIENPYRPVTFDYLLVSPQNSRRLLYAMIDKEIANAQQGRPSGITLKLNNLVDKGLVDRLYAASCSGVPVNLLIRGMCSLIPNLEGISDNIRVISIVDRYLEHDRVYIFENGGDKQVYLSSADWMTRNIDYRIEVATPLLDPRLKQRVLDIIDILFSDTVKARFIDKELSNRYVPRGNRRKVQSQLAIYDYIKSLEQPD; this comes from the coding sequence ATGGGTCAGGAAAAGCTATACATCGAGAAAGAACTCAGTTGGTTAGCGTTCAATGAACGTGTACTCCAGGAAGCTGCTGATAAGTCAAACCCGTTGATCGAACGGATGCGTTTCTTAGGCATCTATTCCAATAACCTCGACGAGTTTTACAAGGTTCGTTTTGCCGAACTGAAGCGCCGAATCATTATTAGCGAAGAACAGGGTTCCAACTCTCACTCCCGCCATCTGTTAGGCAAAATCCAGGCCCGCGTATTAAAAGCCGATCAGGAATTCGACGGCCTGTACAACGAGTTGCTGCTGGAGATGGCGCGCAACCAGATTTTCTTAATCAACGAACGTCAGCTATCGGTTAATCAACAGAGCTGGTTACGCCATTACTTTAAGCAATATCTTCGCCAGCATATTACGCCGATCCTGATTAACCGCGAGACGGATTTAGTTCAGTTTCTGAAAGATGACTACACCTATCTGGCGGTAGAAATTATTCGCGGTGATTCGATCCGCTACGCGCTGCTGGAAATCCCTTCCGACAAGGTTCCACGCTTTGTGAATCTGCCGCCGGAAACCCCGCGGCGTCGCAAACCGATGATCCTGCTGGACAACATCTTACGCTACTGCCTGGACGACATTTTCAAAGGGTTCTTTGATTACGATGCGCTAAACGCTTATTCGATGAAAATGACCCGCGACGCCGAATACGATTTGGTGCACGAGATGGAATCGAGCCTGATGGAGCTGATGTCATCCAGCCTGAAACAGCGTCTGACCGCAGAGCCTGTACGTTTTGTCTATCAGCGCGACATGCCCAATGCGCTGGTCGAGGTGCTGCGTGAAAAACTGACGATTTCTCGCTACGACTCAATTGTTCCCGGCGGGCGCTACCATAACTTCAAAGACTTTATTAACTTCCCCAACGTTGGCAAAGCTAACCTGGTGAACAAACCACTTCCTCGTTTACGCCATATCTGGTTCGACAACGAGAAGTTTCGCAACGGATTTGATGCAATCCGCGAGCGCGATGTGCTGCTGTATTACCCGTATCACACCTTTGAACATGTTCTTGAGCTGTTGCGTCAGGCCTCTTTCGACCCGAGCGTGTTGGCGATAAAGATCAACATCTACCGTGTGGCAAAAGACTCGCGCATCATCGACGCGATGATCCATGCAGCGCATAACAGTAAAAAAGTCACCGTAGTGGTGGAATTGCAGGCGCGCTTTGATGAAGAAGCCAACATTCATTGGGCCAAGCGTCTGACCGAAGCGGGTGTTCACGTCATTTTCTCCGCGCCGGGCCTGAAAATTCACGCCAAGCTGTTCCTTATCTCGCGTAAAGAAGGTGACGAGGTGGTGCGCTACGCCCACATCGGTACCGGGAACTTCAACGAAAAAACGGCGCGACTGTATACTGACTATTCTTTGCTGACCGCCGATTCGCGCATTACCAACGAAGTGCGTCGGGTGTTCAACTTTATCGAGAACCCGTATCGTCCGGTGACGTTCGATTATCTGCTGGTTTCTCCACAGAACTCACGCCGTCTGCTGTACGCGATGATCGACAAAGAAATCGCCAACGCACAGCAAGGGCGGCCTTCCGGTATTACGCTAAAACTTAACAATCTGGTCGATAAAGGCCTCGTTGACCGCCTGTATGCGGCGTCCTGCTCGGGCGTGCCGGTTAATTTGCTGATCCGCGGTATGTGCTCCCTGATCCCGAATCTGGAAGGCATCAGTGATAATATTCGCGTGATAAGCATCGTTGACCGCTACCTTGAACACGACCGGGTTTATATCTTCGAAAACGGCGGCGACAAGCAGGTATATCTCTCCTCCGCAGACTGGATGACCAGGAATATCGACTATCGCATCGAAGTCGCCACGCCGCTGCTGGACCCGCGTCTTAAGCAGCGTGTGCTGGATATTATCGATATCCTGTTCAGCGACACGGTGAAGGCTCGCTTCATCGATAAAGAACTCAGTAATCGCTACGTACCGCGCGGAAATCGCCGTAAGGTTCAGTCACAATTGGCGATTTACGACTACATCAAATCACTCGAGCAACCTGACTAA